In Physeter macrocephalus isolate SW-GA chromosome 2, ASM283717v5, whole genome shotgun sequence, a single window of DNA contains:
- the DNAJB2 gene encoding dnaJ homolog subfamily B member 2 isoform X2, which yields MASYYEILDVPRSASADDIKKAYRKKALQWHPDKNPDNKEFAEKKFKEVAEAYEVLSDKHKREIYDHYGREGLAGAGTGPCRAEAGSGGPGFTFTFRSPEEVFREFFGSGDPFAELFDDLGPFSELQNRSARHSGPFFTFSSSFPGHSDFSSSSFSFSPGAGAFRSVSTSTTFVQGRRITTRRIMENGQERVEVEEDGQLKSVTINGIPDDLALGLELSRREQQQSVTSRSGATQVRQTPVSRPPDSDLSEDDEDLQLAMAYSLSEMEAAGKKPADVF from the exons ATGGCATCCTACTACGAGATCCTAGACGTGCCGCGAAGTGCGTCCGCTGATGACATCAAAAAGGC GTATCGGAAGAAGGCTTTACAATGGCACCCAGACAAGAACCCAGATAATAAAGAGTTTGCTGAGAAGAAGTTCAAGGAGGTGGCCGAGGCGTATGAAGTGCTGTCGGACA AGCATAAGCGTGAGATCTATGACCACTATGGCCGGGAAGGGCTGGCGGGGGCAG GTACTGGCCCGTGTCGGGCGGAAGCTGGCAGTGGCGGCCCTGGCTTCACCTTCACCTTCCGCAGCCCGGAGGAGGTCTTCCGGGAGTTCTTCGGGAGCGGTGACCCTTTTGCAGAGCTCTTTG ATGACCTGGGCCCGTTCTCAGAGCTTCAGAACCGGAGTGCCCGACACTCGGGCCCTTTCttcaccttctcttcctccttccctggacACTCTG ATTTCTCCTCCTCATCTTTCTCCTTCAGTCCTGGAGCTGGTGCTTTTCGCTCTGTTTCTACATCTACCACCTTTGTCCAAGGACGCCGCATCACGACGCGCAG GATCATGGAGAACGGGCAGGAGCGGGTGGAAGTGGAGGAGGACGGGCAGCTGAAGTCTGTCACAATCAATG GTATCCCGGATGACCTGGCCCTGGGCTTGGAGCTGAGCCGTCGGGAGCAGCAGCAGTCTGTCACCTCCAGGTCAGGGGCCACACAGGTCCGGCAGACCCCTGTGTCGCGACCCCCTGACAGCGACCTCTCTGAGGATGACGAGGACCTGCAGCTTGCCATGGCCTACAGCCTGTCAGAGATGGAGGCAGCTGGGAAGAAACCAGCAG
- the DNAJB2 gene encoding dnaJ homolog subfamily B member 2 isoform X1 — MASYYEILDVPRSASADDIKKAYRKKALQWHPDKNPDNKEFAEKKFKEVAEAYEVLSDKHKREIYDHYGREGLAGAGTGPCRAEAGSGGPGFTFTFRSPEEVFREFFGSGDPFAELFDDLGPFSELQNRSARHSGPFFTFSSSFPGHSDFSSSSFSFSPGAGAFRSVSTSTTFVQGRRITTRRIMENGQERVEVEEDGQLKSVTINGIPDDLALGLELSRREQQQSVTSRSGATQVRQTPVSRPPDSDLSEDDEDLQLAMAYSLSEMEAAGKKPAGGRGAQRRRQGQPKAQNHNPGTGETHEGARGDTAKPSPSLEEKASRCLIL, encoded by the exons ATGGCATCCTACTACGAGATCCTAGACGTGCCGCGAAGTGCGTCCGCTGATGACATCAAAAAGGC GTATCGGAAGAAGGCTTTACAATGGCACCCAGACAAGAACCCAGATAATAAAGAGTTTGCTGAGAAGAAGTTCAAGGAGGTGGCCGAGGCGTATGAAGTGCTGTCGGACA AGCATAAGCGTGAGATCTATGACCACTATGGCCGGGAAGGGCTGGCGGGGGCAG GTACTGGCCCGTGTCGGGCGGAAGCTGGCAGTGGCGGCCCTGGCTTCACCTTCACCTTCCGCAGCCCGGAGGAGGTCTTCCGGGAGTTCTTCGGGAGCGGTGACCCTTTTGCAGAGCTCTTTG ATGACCTGGGCCCGTTCTCAGAGCTTCAGAACCGGAGTGCCCGACACTCGGGCCCTTTCttcaccttctcttcctccttccctggacACTCTG ATTTCTCCTCCTCATCTTTCTCCTTCAGTCCTGGAGCTGGTGCTTTTCGCTCTGTTTCTACATCTACCACCTTTGTCCAAGGACGCCGCATCACGACGCGCAG GATCATGGAGAACGGGCAGGAGCGGGTGGAAGTGGAGGAGGACGGGCAGCTGAAGTCTGTCACAATCAATG GTATCCCGGATGACCTGGCCCTGGGCTTGGAGCTGAGCCGTCGGGAGCAGCAGCAGTCTGTCACCTCCAGGTCAGGGGCCACACAGGTCCGGCAGACCCCTGTGTCGCGACCCCCTGACAGCGACCTCTCTGAGGATGACGAGGACCTGCAGCTTGCCATGGCCTACAGCCTGTCAGAGATGGAGGCAGCTGGGAAGAAACCAGCAGGTGGGCGGGGGGCACAGCGTCGACGGCAGGGGCAGCCCAAGGCCCAGAACCACAATCCAGGCACGGGGGAGACCCATGAGGGCGCAAGGGGTGACACAGCCAAACCCAGCCCATCTCTGGAGGAGAAGGCCTCTCGCTGCCTCATCCTCTGA